From the genome of Argentina anserina chromosome 4, drPotAnse1.1, whole genome shotgun sequence, one region includes:
- the LOC126791019 gene encoding dihydrolipoyl dehydrogenase 1, mitochondrial, translated as MAMASFARRKAYLLSRNLSNTSSEAVRYSYSITSFSRRFASSGSDDNDVVVIGGGPGGYVAAIKAAQLGLKTTCIEKRGALGGTCLNVGCIPSKALLHSSHMYHEALHSFKSHGVNFDNVQIDLAAMMGQKDKAVANLTKGIEGLFKKNKVTYVKGYGKFLSPNEVSVDTIDGGNTVVKGKNIIIATGSDVKSLPGITIDEKKIVSSTGALVLSEIPKKLVVVGAGYIGLEMGSVWGRLGSEITVVEFGPDIVPSMDSEIRRQFQRSLEKQGMKFVLKTKVVGVDTSGDGVKLTLEPAAGGEQTTLDADVVLVSAGRNPFTSGLDLDKIGVETDKMGRILVNERFVTNVPSVHAIGDVIPGPMLAHKAEEDGVACVEFIAGKHGHVDYDKVPGVVYTHPEVASVGKTEEQVKALGVSYRVGKFPFLANSRAKAIDDAEGLVKILAEKETDKILGVHIMAPNAGELIHEAAIALQYDASSEDIARVCHAHPTMSEALKEAAMATYDKAIHI; from the exons ATGGCGATGGCGAGCTTTGCGCGGCGCAAGGCCTACCTGCTCTCCAGAAACCTCTCCAACACTTCGTCGGAGGCCGTCCGCTACTCCTACTCCATCACCTCCTTCTCCCGCCGCTTCGCCTCCTCGGGATCTGACGACAACGACGTCGTCGTCATCGGCGGCGGCCCCGGCGGATACGTCGCCGCCATCAAGGCCGCCCAGCTCGGTCTCAAGACCACCTGCATCGAGAAGCGCGGTGCTCTCGGCGGCACGTGTCTCAACGTCGGCTGCATACCCTCCAAG GCGCTTCTGCATTCGTCACACATGTACCATGAAGCTCTGCATTCGTTTAAGAGTCATGGTGTGAACTTCGACAATGTTCAGATTGATTTGGCTGCCATGATGGGCCAGAAAGATAAAGCTGTGGCTAACCTGACAAAAGGTATTGAGGGTCTGTTCAAGAAGAATAAGGTGACTTATGTTAAAGGCTATGGAAAGTTCCTATCCCCTAATGAGGTTTCGGTGGACACCATTGATGGTGGAAATACGGTTGTGAAAGGAAAGAATATTATCATTGCCACTGGTTCTGATGTCAAATCTTTGCCCGGGATTACCATTGATGAGAAGAAGATAGTATCGTCAACAGGAGCTCTGGTATTGTCTGAAATTCCAAAGAAACTTGTGGTTGTCGGAGCAGGATATATTGGTCTTGAGATGGGTTCAGTCTGGGGCAGGCTTGGTTCTGAGATAACTGTTGTTGAGTTTGGACCTGATATTGTCCCATCAATGGACTCGGAAATCCGCAGGCAATTCCAGCGTTCCCTTGAGAAGCAAGGAATGAAATTCGTGCTCAAAACAAAGGTGGTAGGAGTTGATACTTCTGGAGATGGTGTGAAGTTGACCCTTGAACCAGCAGCTGGTGGTGAGCAGACCACGCTTGACGCTGATGTCGTTCTTGTATCTGCTGGTAGGAATCCATTCACATCTGGGCTCGATTTGGACAAGATAGGAGTTGAAACTGACAAGATGGGGAGAATTTTAGTCAATGAAAGGTTTGTGACAAATGTTCCAAGTGTTCATGCAATTGGTGATGTTATTCCTGGACCCATGCTCGCTCACAAGGCAGAAGAGGATGGGGTTGCATGTGTGGAGTTCATAGCTGGTAAGCATGGCCATGTGGACTATGACAAGGTCCCTGGGGTTGTCTATACTCACCCTGAGGTTGCGTCTGTTGGGAAGACCGAGGAGCAAGTGAAGGCCTTAGGCGTGTCATACCGAGTTGGAAAGTTCCCCTTCTTGGCAAACAGCAGAGCCAAGGCAATAGATGATGCCGAAGGACTAGTCAAGATTTTGGCCGAGAAGGAGACAGATAAGATCTTGGGAGTTCACATCATGGCACCCAATGCTGGAGAGCTCATTCACGAGGCAGCCATAGCATTGCAGTATGATGCATCAAGTGAGGACATTGCTCGTGTTTGTCATGCACATCCAACCATGAGCGAGGCCTTGAAGGAAGCTGCCATGGCTACTTATGACAAGGCCATTCACATCTAG
- the LOC126790469 gene encoding probable protein phosphatase 2C 13 yields MIVSQNVVAEAEIICQQSLLDVKYRRVQIDVGSPPASSPSFGEVCVNEVVSNEVKRFESVVRCSETIANAVIETPAVKFVPNIYSGSHTDIGVRHSMDDDHIRIDDLSAHVGPLSNSSLPSAFYAVFDGHGGPEAATYIKSNAMRLFFEDVDLPHAEDFGGTFFKELENSHKKAFLLADQALADEHSVDGSCGTTALTALVLGSQLLVANAGDCRAVLCRKGVAFDMSQDHKPTYLPERRRVEQLGGYIDDGYLNGYLSVTRTLGNWDFKLQLGSSSPLIAEPDVQQIMLTEDDEFLILSCDGIWDVMSSQYAVSLVRRELRKHNDPQQCARELVKEALRLYASDNLTVIVVCLSSPNRLAEPRSEGKRLRNCSFSRLRSLLEGN; encoded by the exons ATGATTGTGAGCCAGAACGTGGTGGCGGAAGCCGAGATTATTTGCCAGCAGAGCCTGCTGGACGTCAAGTACCGCCGCGTGCAGATCGACGTGGGGTCGCCGCCGGCTTCTTCTCCGAGCTTCGGAGAGGTCTGCGTCAACGAGGTGGTATCGAACGAGGTCAAGCGCTTCGAATCG GTTGTGAGGTGCTCAGAGACCATTGCTAATGCTGTAATAGAGACTCCTGCAGTCAAGTTTGTTCCAAACATTTACTCAGGAAGCCATACTGACATTGGAGTAAGACATTCCATGGATGACGATCACATTCGGATCGATGACCTATCTGCCCATGTCGGGCCTCTCTCTAATAGTTCCTTGCCGAGTGCATTTTATGCAGTTTTTGATGGACATGGCGGACCTGAAGCAGCTACTTATATAAAGAGCAATGCCATGAGACTGTTTTTTGAAGATGTTGATTTGCCGCATGCAGAAGATTTTGGTGGCACTTTTTTCAAAGAGTTGGAGAACTCACATAAGAAAGCATTTCTACTGGCAGACCAGGCCTTGGCTGATGAACACAGCGTGGATGGTTCATGTGGAACCACAGCATTGACTGCCCTAGTACTTGGAAGCCAGCTGCTCGTAGCAAATGCTGGTGACTGTCGGGCAGTTCTTTGTAGGAAAGGAGTCGCATTTGATATGTCCCAAGATCATAAGCCTACCTACTTGCCAGAACGTAGGCGGGTTGAGCAGTTGGGTGGTTACATTGATGATGGGTATCTTAATGGTTATTTATCAGTCACCCGAACCCTTGGAAATTGGGATTTCAAATTACAACTTGGCTCCTCATCACCTCTCATTGCTGAGCCGGATGTTCAACAGATTATGTTAACAGAAGATGATGAGTTTCTAATACTTAGCTGTGATGGGATATGGGATGTCATGTCTAGCCAATATGCAGTGAGCCTTGTTCGTCGTGAGCTGAGGAAGCACAATGATCCGCAACAGTGTGCCAGAGAACTCGTGAAAGAAGCATTACGCCTGTATGCATCGGACAACCTCACTGTTATTGTTGTATGCCTGTCTTCTCCTAATCGCCTTGCTGAGCCACGCTCCGAGGGAAAAAGGTTAAGGAACTGCAGTTTCTCAAGATTGAGAAGCTTGCTAGAAGGCAATTGA